In Pseudobacter ginsenosidimutans, the following are encoded in one genomic region:
- a CDS encoding sensor histidine kinase gives MTVELFKRPSVSFLVHLLAWEALYFIMGLPTILAAQYKNWDNFFFNYGLLGIVNFLLFYGCAFWLIPALFIKKKKTLLLVIICIALAFLFTIVKQKLEIWNFQIRFTEIKAMMEAQPVTETPPPVKVNRAFPAIPMSPMPLPAYLRAYIWFSFLIIIIAFAYRLLLVWYGHEKVRKDLENQKLQAELSFLKMQINPHFLFNALNNIYSMAVLERAQKTGNGIMKLSEMIRYMLYEKEDEQYRVTLDKEITHINNYIDLQKLRYEGDLYLHFTIEGNVAGKKIPPLLLFPLIENACKHGILQDPNRPVTIQMTVTDKKLSFSIHNFKHEFLKDQTGGIGLVNVQKRLSLLYPQQDLLQILNTRKEFQVQLDLPL, from the coding sequence ATGACAGTGGAATTATTCAAAAGACCTTCGGTTTCTTTCCTGGTACACCTGCTTGCCTGGGAAGCTCTTTATTTTATCATGGGACTGCCCACCATACTGGCGGCGCAATATAAGAACTGGGACAATTTCTTTTTCAATTACGGACTGTTGGGAATAGTGAACTTCCTGCTTTTTTACGGATGCGCTTTCTGGCTCATCCCTGCCCTCTTCATCAAAAAAAAGAAAACACTATTACTGGTGATCATATGCATTGCGCTGGCATTCCTGTTCACCATCGTAAAGCAAAAACTGGAAATCTGGAATTTTCAAATCAGGTTTACCGAAATAAAGGCTATGATGGAGGCGCAGCCCGTTACTGAAACACCACCGCCAGTGAAGGTCAACCGTGCATTCCCTGCCATACCCATGAGCCCGATGCCGCTCCCCGCTTATCTCAGGGCCTATATCTGGTTCAGTTTCCTGATCATCATCATTGCGTTCGCTTACCGCCTGCTATTGGTTTGGTACGGTCATGAAAAAGTGCGTAAAGATTTAGAGAACCAGAAATTACAGGCGGAGTTGTCTTTTCTCAAAATGCAGATCAATCCGCATTTCCTCTTCAATGCGCTCAACAATATTTACAGCATGGCCGTTTTGGAAAGGGCACAGAAAACCGGCAACGGCATCATGAAGCTCTCCGAAATGATCCGCTACATGCTATATGAAAAAGAAGATGAACAGTATCGTGTAACGCTGGACAAGGAGATCACCCATATCAATAACTATATCGATCTGCAGAAGCTGCGCTATGAAGGCGATCTCTACCTGCACTTCACCATCGAAGGCAATGTTGCCGGCAAGAAGATCCCGCCACTGCTGCTTTTCCCGCTGATCGAAAATGCCTGCAAGCACGGCATCCTGCAGGACCCCAACAGACCTGTAACCATACAGATGACTGTTACAGATAAAAAACTGTCTTTTTCGATCCATAATTTCAAACACGAGTTTCTCAAAGACCAGACCGGCGGAATCGGGCTGGTGAACGTGCAGAAGCGGCTGAGCCTGCTGTATCCGCAACAGGACCTCTTGCAAATACTGAACACCAGGAAGGAATTTCAAGTACAATTAGATTTACCTTTATGA
- a CDS encoding TlpA family protein disulfide reductase, whose product MLIRAYQDRPVALAGIKMLNWEKNQDFIMPILTNLKAKYPWFTEIAEHKKKVEDNIAQAKLLKPGMPVPVVSYPDVNGKNIGTADYKGKYLLIDFWASWCGPCRQAIPKVRALYDLYKEKGFDVLSISIDTDRKAWIKAMDDEQMPWAQTLSPDKNKTMDKFLFSGIPTLYLIDREGKIVQSYTGYSTDLEAKLKEAFSK is encoded by the coding sequence GTGCTGATCCGTGCGTACCAGGACAGGCCCGTTGCCCTCGCAGGCATCAAGATGCTGAACTGGGAAAAGAACCAGGACTTCATCATGCCTATACTCACCAATCTCAAGGCAAAATATCCCTGGTTCACAGAGATTGCCGAGCATAAGAAAAAAGTGGAGGACAATATCGCGCAGGCCAAATTGCTGAAGCCTGGTATGCCTGTTCCGGTTGTGAGCTATCCTGATGTAAATGGAAAGAATATCGGCACAGCCGATTATAAAGGCAAGTACCTGCTCATCGATTTCTGGGCAAGCTGGTGCGGGCCCTGCCGCCAGGCCATCCCGAAGGTTCGTGCGTTGTATGATCTGTACAAAGAGAAAGGTTTCGATGTTCTCAGCATCAGTATCGATACAGACCGCAAAGCCTGGATCAAAGCGATGGACGATGAACAAATGCCATGGGCTCAAACACTCAGCCCGGACAAAAATAAAACAATGGACAAGTTCCTGTTCAGCGGTATTCCTACACTGTATCTGATAGACAGGGAAGGGAAGATCGTTCAGAGCTATACAGGTTATTCAACCGATCTGGAAGCGAAACTGAAAGAAGCGTTTTCGAAATAG
- a CDS encoding protein-L-isoaspartate(D-aspartate) O-methyltransferase — MRTYEDSYRHKGLRKQLVELLRTKGITDERVLAAINNIPRHYFLDSAFDKVAYEDRAFPIEADQTISQPYTVAYQTQLLDLRTFEKVLEIGTGSGYQSMVLAEMQVQVFTIERQKKLFEVHKKFELRKRYPGIKYFYGDGYEGLPTYGPFDKVIVTAAAPYIPPKLIEQLKPGGKMVIPVGAGDIQRMKRLTKKSDGSVQEELFENFSFVPMLDGKNG; from the coding sequence ATGAGAACCTACGAAGATTCATACAGGCACAAGGGATTACGGAAGCAATTGGTGGAATTATTGCGGACTAAAGGCATTACGGATGAACGCGTGCTGGCGGCGATCAATAATATCCCCCGGCATTATTTTCTCGACTCGGCATTTGACAAGGTAGCGTATGAAGACAGGGCTTTCCCTATCGAAGCGGATCAGACCATTTCTCAGCCCTACACAGTAGCGTACCAGACACAGCTCCTGGACCTCCGCACGTTTGAGAAGGTACTGGAGATCGGCACCGGCAGCGGATACCAGAGCATGGTGCTGGCGGAGATGCAGGTGCAGGTATTCACTATCGAACGACAAAAGAAATTGTTTGAAGTGCACAAGAAATTTGAACTGCGGAAGCGATATCCCGGTATCAAATATTTTTATGGCGATGGCTATGAAGGACTGCCAACCTATGGCCCTTTCGATAAAGTGATCGTTACGGCAGCAGCGCCATACATTCCCCCAAAACTGATAGAACAACTGAAACCCGGTGGAAAGATGGTGATACCGGTAGGTGCGGGCGATATCCAGCGGATGAAGAGGCTGACCAAAAAATCAGACGGCAGCGTGCAGGAGGAATTGTTCGAGAACTTTTCCTTTGTTCCCATGCTGGATGGTAAGAACGGATAA
- a CDS encoding Rossmann-like and DUF2520 domain-containing protein: MRYTLVIIGTGNVATALSLLFGEEGHTIVQVYGRDRAKAVALAKRCNAEPVSDLALLSKDADLYIIAVSDNAVPAIAASLQLGDKLLVHTAGSVSREVLKHSSKNYGVLYPLQSLRAELDHVTDIPFLVDANTAEKTAWLKDIAMTVSMQVQTATDEQRLHLHVAAVVVSNFTNHLYALAESYCNKENVDFRMLLPLISEVANRIQHVSPHEVQTGPAVRNDQSTIGKHLELLQDFPELQQLYAAFSSSIEKMYRK, encoded by the coding sequence ATGCGATACACACTGGTCATTATCGGTACCGGCAATGTAGCCACCGCGCTGAGTCTCCTGTTTGGAGAGGAAGGTCATACCATTGTGCAGGTGTATGGTCGTGACAGGGCAAAGGCCGTAGCATTGGCCAAACGCTGCAATGCAGAACCAGTCAGCGATCTGGCATTGCTGAGCAAAGATGCGGACCTGTACATTATTGCAGTTTCCGACAATGCTGTACCTGCTATTGCCGCTTCGTTGCAACTGGGCGATAAACTGCTGGTGCATACTGCGGGTTCAGTATCGCGCGAAGTGCTGAAGCACAGCAGCAAAAATTACGGTGTGCTCTATCCGCTGCAAAGCCTTCGTGCAGAACTTGATCATGTAACGGATATTCCTTTCCTGGTAGATGCCAACACTGCTGAAAAAACAGCCTGGCTGAAAGACATAGCCATGACGGTTTCCATGCAGGTGCAGACGGCAACGGATGAACAGCGCTTACACCTGCACGTTGCAGCAGTGGTGGTGAGCAATTTCACCAATCATCTGTATGCCCTGGCGGAATCTTATTGTAATAAAGAGAATGTGGATTTCAGGATGTTATTGCCGCTGATCAGTGAAGTGGCCAATAGGATTCAACATGTGTCTCCCCATGAAGTACAGACCGGACCGGCGGTCCGCAATGATCAAAGCACTATCGGCAAGCACCTGGAGTTATTGCAGGATTTTCCGGAGCTGCAGCAATTGTACGCTGCATTCAGTTCCAGTATAGAAAAAATGTACAGAAAATAA
- a CDS encoding DinB family protein, which yields MINRENLAIPPSMEGYVNRVKEKDPAKAVSRNTKAFRKLLKNIPGKKADYAYAPGKWTLKEMLQHIIDAERVFAFRALHIARKDINPLPGFDENSWADNSKANTRKWKDLIEEFFTVRNANEMLFSTLDDQQLQHAGVANNSQVSVATLAFVTAGHLDHHMNIILTRYLQPYPAALDKSATKSRKKAGKKKAEIQKKTTKKNTAKASKTKTDVLKKDVGFITPGKAVKGKSVKAKGSGKKEGTVTTKKKNAPLKSAKKK from the coding sequence ATGATCAACAGGGAGAATTTAGCCATTCCTCCTTCCATGGAAGGATATGTAAATCGTGTCAAAGAAAAAGATCCGGCAAAAGCCGTTTCCCGCAATACCAAAGCATTCCGCAAACTGCTCAAAAATATTCCCGGCAAAAAAGCCGATTACGCCTACGCTCCAGGCAAATGGACACTCAAGGAAATGTTGCAGCATATTATCGATGCAGAGCGGGTCTTCGCTTTCCGCGCCCTGCATATCGCACGCAAGGATATCAATCCTCTTCCCGGTTTCGACGAGAACTCCTGGGCTGACAATTCCAAAGCCAATACGAGAAAATGGAAAGATCTCATCGAGGAATTCTTTACAGTGCGTAATGCCAATGAAATGCTTTTTTCCACCCTGGATGACCAGCAGCTCCAGCATGCAGGTGTTGCCAATAACAGTCAGGTAAGCGTGGCTACCCTTGCTTTTGTAACGGCAGGCCACCTGGACCATCATATGAATATAATCCTCACCAGGTATCTGCAGCCCTATCCTGCTGCGCTTGATAAGAGCGCCACCAAAAGCAGGAAGAAAGCAGGAAAAAAGAAAGCTGAAATTCAGAAAAAAACTACAAAGAAGAATACAGCCAAAGCTTCCAAAACCAAAACCGATGTACTGAAAAAAGATGTTGGCTTTATCACACCGGGCAAAGCAGTAAAAGGAAAATCTGTGAAAGCAAAGGGCTCCGGCAAAAAGGAAGGAACAGTTACAACAAAAAAGAAAAACGCTCCTTTGAAATCAGCAAAGAAGAAATAA
- a CDS encoding S8 family peptidase, with product MMKLGKTMGLTSALVITGMLAMAQQQEGAKQGSVPKGWHLLDKAKDGYSGISLDKAYEFVKSKNIKGKTVVVAVIDSGIDTLHEDLKSVLWVNPKEIPGNGIDDDKNGYVDDVHGWNFIGGKDGRNLKQDSYEGARVYHKYKSKFENADPATLTGDDAITYEMWAKAKARIDSDGGSGADLFMLKTALRNAEKSDSVIRVAMKKDVYTGNDLDTFTAVSQAEKNAKAGFLYLFRANKMMETTNKEFIEGFGEYVGMESKKAEAKDKAPENFRAAITGDNEDDINDKYYGNPDVMANTPFHGTHVAGIIGAVRNNGIGMDGVADNVRIMAVRAVPDGDEHDKDIALAIRYAVDNGAQIINMSFGKDYSPQKKWVDEAVQYAASKGVLLVHAAGNDAKNVDVKDNFPSPIYRDSSGKASNWITVGASGDAAAGGLTASFSNYGKKEVDVFAPGVKIYSTIPGGNTYGDAQGTSMASPVVAGTAAFLKSYFPKLSPQQIKYCIEKSAQVPTEQVRKPGTDEMVPMNELAVTGGVINVYEAAKIASTLQGGKVPEKKKSSVKPTMKNKKG from the coding sequence ATGATGAAATTGGGAAAGACTATGGGGCTTACTTCAGCCCTCGTGATCACTGGTATGCTTGCCATGGCACAACAACAGGAAGGAGCCAAACAAGGTTCCGTACCCAAAGGCTGGCATCTGCTGGACAAAGCCAAAGATGGCTACAGTGGTATCAGCCTCGATAAAGCCTATGAATTCGTAAAATCAAAGAACATCAAAGGCAAAACGGTAGTTGTTGCAGTAATCGACTCCGGTATCGATACCCTTCATGAAGACTTGAAATCCGTTCTCTGGGTGAATCCCAAAGAGATCCCCGGCAACGGCATCGATGACGACAAGAACGGTTATGTGGATGATGTACATGGATGGAACTTCATCGGCGGAAAAGACGGTCGCAATCTGAAACAAGACAGCTACGAAGGCGCCCGCGTTTACCACAAATACAAAAGCAAATTCGAGAACGCAGATCCTGCTACCCTCACCGGTGATGATGCTATAACCTACGAGATGTGGGCCAAAGCAAAAGCCAGGATCGACAGCGATGGCGGCAGCGGTGCAGACCTGTTCATGCTCAAAACTGCCCTCAGGAACGCAGAGAAAAGCGACAGCGTTATCCGTGTTGCCATGAAGAAAGATGTTTATACCGGCAATGACCTGGACACTTTCACTGCTGTTTCACAGGCTGAGAAAAATGCCAAGGCAGGCTTCCTCTATCTCTTCCGCGCCAACAAAATGATGGAAACCACCAACAAGGAATTCATCGAAGGCTTTGGAGAATATGTAGGCATGGAATCCAAAAAAGCTGAAGCAAAAGATAAAGCTCCTGAAAACTTCCGCGCTGCCATCACCGGCGATAACGAAGATGATATCAACGACAAATACTACGGTAACCCAGATGTGATGGCCAACACGCCTTTCCACGGAACGCACGTGGCCGGCATCATCGGCGCAGTTCGTAACAACGGCATCGGAATGGATGGCGTTGCAGACAATGTCCGCATCATGGCCGTTCGCGCAGTACCTGACGGTGATGAGCACGATAAAGATATTGCCCTTGCTATCCGCTATGCAGTAGACAACGGCGCACAGATCATCAACATGAGCTTCGGCAAAGACTACTCTCCCCAGAAGAAATGGGTTGACGAAGCCGTTCAATACGCTGCCAGCAAAGGTGTGCTGCTGGTGCATGCAGCAGGTAACGACGCCAAGAACGTAGATGTTAAGGACAATTTCCCCAGCCCTATTTACCGCGACAGTTCAGGTAAAGCTTCAAACTGGATCACTGTTGGCGCCAGCGGCGACGCAGCTGCAGGCGGCCTTACTGCTTCTTTTTCCAACTACGGTAAAAAAGAAGTGGACGTATTTGCACCCGGCGTGAAGATCTACTCCACCATCCCCGGCGGCAACACTTACGGTGATGCTCAGGGTACCAGTATGGCTTCTCCTGTAGTGGCCGGTACTGCTGCTTTCCTGAAGTCTTATTTCCCTAAGCTCAGCCCTCAGCAGATCAAATATTGCATCGAAAAGTCAGCACAGGTTCCAACAGAGCAGGTGAGAAAACCAGGTACAGACGAAATGGTTCCCATGAACGAACTGGCTGTAACCGGCGGTGTGATCAATGTGTATGAAGCGGCTAAGATCGCTTCTACCCTTCAGGGTGGCAAAGTTCCTGAGAAGAAAAAATCCTCAGTGAAACCAACCATGAAGAATAAGAAAGGTTGA
- a CDS encoding OmpA family protein translates to MKKLFTLLCFTVLASVCFGQLRLALAGGPHQSKILESNNLPGWTDLTKPGYSGRSGFHLGVLAEFPISENKRWHIQPGIFYMTKGRKFSHTYDTASVQTDSLSYKQQFSPNYIDIPVNLTYKLPLGRKTSFFVSAGPYIGFFYTGKQRTETRIVEQDDVVKLKTNEQPIESGNETWKVKTIDYGVNARAGLEFGNVFVSGFFSQGFNDFYTAPYEAKFNNQVMGATLGIWLGKAPIFEGKPKDKDNDGIIDKDDACPTEPGTLAAGGCPDRDGDGVADKVDQCPDIAGLRKYGGCPPPDRDGDGIPDEEDKCPDVPGTQKYRGCPIPDTDRDGVNDEEDKCPTLAGNKENNGCPLLDTDGDGIPDKEDKCPTVRGPRSNKGCPELQKELIDKVNYVAKQIFFDNGSESLTPSSKKALDEVVAIMNNNPHLVMAIDGHSDNTGNAQRNLNLSAKRANAVKSYLVQRGINQLRLDASGFGQTKPIADNKTEAGRAKNRRVELRLASDWGYIRPSASWKASAASR, encoded by the coding sequence ATGAAAAAACTGTTTACACTGTTGTGTTTTACTGTGCTTGCTTCTGTATGTTTCGGCCAGCTCCGCCTGGCCTTAGCAGGAGGCCCCCATCAATCCAAGATCCTGGAGAGTAATAATCTCCCGGGCTGGACTGATCTCACCAAACCAGGTTATTCCGGACGCAGCGGATTCCACCTTGGTGTGCTGGCTGAGTTCCCGATCAGCGAAAACAAACGCTGGCATATTCAGCCCGGTATCTTTTATATGACCAAGGGAAGAAAATTCTCCCACACATATGATACCGCATCTGTTCAGACAGACAGCCTCTCCTACAAGCAGCAGTTCTCTCCCAATTACATCGACATCCCCGTGAATCTCACTTATAAGTTACCGTTAGGACGCAAGACCAGCTTCTTCGTCAGCGCGGGACCTTATATCGGTTTCTTCTATACAGGTAAGCAAAGAACCGAAACCCGAATCGTTGAACAGGATGATGTTGTTAAACTGAAAACAAACGAACAACCTATCGAATCAGGCAATGAGACCTGGAAGGTGAAGACCATCGATTACGGTGTGAATGCCAGGGCTGGACTTGAATTTGGCAATGTATTCGTATCCGGCTTCTTCAGCCAGGGCTTCAACGATTTTTATACTGCCCCCTACGAAGCCAAATTCAATAACCAGGTGATGGGCGCCACACTTGGCATCTGGCTCGGCAAAGCTCCGATCTTCGAAGGCAAACCAAAGGATAAGGACAATGATGGTATCATCGATAAGGACGATGCCTGCCCAACCGAGCCCGGTACACTCGCCGCAGGTGGTTGTCCTGACCGCGATGGTGATGGTGTTGCCGACAAGGTAGACCAGTGCCCGGATATTGCAGGACTGAGAAAATACGGTGGTTGTCCGCCGCCTGACCGCGATGGTGATGGTATTCCCGATGAGGAAGACAAATGCCCGGATGTTCCCGGCACACAGAAATACAGAGGTTGCCCCATCCCCGATACCGATCGTGATGGTGTGAACGATGAAGAAGATAAATGTCCAACCCTCGCCGGCAACAAAGAGAACAATGGTTGTCCGCTGCTCGATACAGATGGCGATGGCATCCCTGATAAAGAAGACAAATGCCCCACAGTCAGAGGTCCGAGATCCAACAAAGGCTGTCCTGAGCTGCAGAAAGAACTGATCGATAAAGTGAACTATGTGGCCAAGCAGATCTTCTTCGATAACGGCAGCGAAAGCCTCACTCCTTCCAGCAAAAAAGCGCTGGACGAAGTAGTGGCGATCATGAACAATAACCCGCACCTGGTAATGGCCATCGATGGTCACAGTGATAATACCGGTAATGCACAAAGGAACCTGAACCTGAGCGCCAAACGCGCCAACGCAGTGAAGTCTTACCTGGTGCAACGTGGTATCAACCAGCTCCGTCTCGATGCCAGCGGATTCGGTCAGACGAAACCGATAGCCGACAATAAAACGGAAGCAGGAAGAGCGAAGAACCGCCGTGTGGAACTCAGGCTGGCGAGCGACTGGGGCTATATCCGCCCATCCGCCAGCTGGAAGGCCAGTGCCGCCTCACGATAA
- the amaB gene encoding L-piperidine-6-carboxylate dehydrogenase yields the protein MMDFLSSLKIQAENAGAATGQQWLKAGGEMISSYSPVDGKLIGSVKAADKQNYEEVIAKAQSAFLEWRSWPAPRRGEVVRQIGEALRAYKEPLGKLVSYEMGKSLQEGYGEVQEMIDICDFAVGLSRQLHGFTMHSERPGHRMYEQYHPLGLVGIISAFNFPVAVWSWNTMLAWVCGDVCIWKPSEKTPLCAIACQHIIAEVFAKNNVPEGVCGLVVGGREVGEWMSNDTRIPLVSATGSTRMGKAVGAALGARLGRALLELGGNNAIIISRDADIDIAIRGAVFGAVGTAGQRCTTTRRLIVHESVYDAVKSKLVAAYKQLVIGDPLNEKNHVGPLIDKDAVKMYLSAIEACKKEGGSFIVEGGVLEGAGFESGCYVKPAIAEAQPQYAIVQHETFAPILYLLKYSTMEEAIAIQNGVPQGLSSSIMTLNLREAEQFLSAAGSDCGIANVNIGTSGAEIGGAFGGEKETGGGRESGSDAWKAYMRRQTNTINYSTQLPLAQGIKFDI from the coding sequence ATGATGGATTTTCTTTCCTCTCTCAAAATACAGGCAGAGAATGCCGGCGCAGCCACTGGCCAGCAATGGCTCAAAGCCGGTGGTGAAATGATCAGTTCTTATTCCCCGGTGGATGGCAAACTGATCGGATCTGTGAAAGCTGCCGACAAGCAGAACTATGAAGAAGTGATCGCGAAAGCGCAATCCGCTTTCCTGGAATGGCGCAGCTGGCCGGCTCCCAGGCGTGGTGAAGTGGTCCGCCAGATCGGTGAAGCGCTGCGTGCTTACAAGGAGCCCCTGGGCAAGCTCGTTTCCTATGAAATGGGTAAGAGCCTGCAGGAAGGTTATGGTGAAGTACAGGAAATGATCGATATATGTGATTTTGCGGTTGGGCTTAGCCGTCAGTTGCATGGATTCACCATGCACAGCGAGCGTCCCGGTCACAGGATGTATGAGCAATACCATCCTCTTGGGTTGGTGGGCATCATCTCCGCTTTCAATTTCCCCGTGGCTGTATGGAGCTGGAACACGATGCTGGCCTGGGTTTGTGGCGATGTTTGTATCTGGAAGCCATCCGAGAAAACACCGTTGTGCGCTATCGCCTGTCAGCATATCATTGCAGAGGTTTTTGCGAAGAATAATGTGCCTGAAGGCGTTTGTGGACTGGTAGTGGGCGGTCGGGAAGTAGGCGAATGGATGAGTAACGATACCCGTATCCCTCTGGTATCAGCTACTGGTTCTACCCGTATGGGCAAGGCTGTGGGTGCTGCTCTGGGTGCCAGACTTGGAAGGGCGCTGCTGGAACTGGGAGGCAACAATGCCATCATCATTTCAAGGGATGCCGACATTGATATCGCCATTCGCGGAGCCGTATTTGGTGCGGTGGGAACAGCAGGGCAACGTTGCACCACCACCCGCAGGCTGATTGTTCATGAATCCGTGTACGATGCCGTGAAATCCAAACTGGTAGCTGCTTACAAACAACTGGTGATCGGTGATCCCCTCAATGAGAAGAACCATGTAGGACCTTTGATAGATAAGGATGCCGTTAAAATGTATCTTTCGGCTATAGAAGCCTGTAAGAAAGAGGGTGGCAGCTTTATTGTGGAAGGCGGTGTTCTGGAAGGTGCAGGATTTGAAAGCGGCTGCTATGTGAAGCCAGCTATCGCCGAGGCGCAACCGCAGTATGCCATTGTGCAGCATGAGACCTTCGCTCCCATCCTCTACTTATTAAAATATTCAACCATGGAAGAGGCCATCGCTATCCAGAATGGCGTGCCCCAGGGATTGAGCTCCAGTATCATGACCCTCAACCTTCGCGAAGCAGAACAATTCCTTTCTGCAGCAGGAAGTGATTGCGGTATTGCCAACGTGAATATCGGAACATCAGGAGCTGAGATCGGAGGAGCTTTTGGAGGCGAAAAAGAAACAGGCGGTGGACGCGAAAGCGGAAGCGATGCATGGAAAGCCTATATGCGCAGACAAACCAATACCATCAATTATTCTACTCAATTGCCATTGGCACAGGGTATTAAGTTTGACATTTAA
- the panB gene encoding 3-methyl-2-oxobutanoate hydroxymethyltransferase: MSISKEIKRITTNTLQKMKSQGEKISMLTAYDFSFAKTFDGAGIDVILVGDSASNVMAGHETTLPITLDQMIYHASSVIRGVSRALVVVDLPFGCYQGNSKEALISAVRIMKETGAHAVKLEGGEEILESVKRIVAAGIPVMGHLGLTPQSIYKFGTYTVRAREEAEANKLRNDAKLLEQAGAFAAVLEKIPAQLAKEVSESLIIPTIGIGAGKHCDGQVLVMHDMLGINTEFKPRFLRQYLNLNEQITGAVQHYIRDVKSNDFPNDQEQY, encoded by the coding sequence ATGTCAATCAGCAAAGAAATCAAGCGTATCACTACCAACACGCTCCAGAAAATGAAATCACAGGGCGAGAAGATCTCCATGCTCACTGCCTACGATTTCTCATTCGCCAAAACCTTTGATGGCGCAGGCATCGACGTGATCCTCGTTGGCGACTCTGCCTCCAATGTAATGGCTGGTCATGAAACTACCCTGCCTATCACACTGGACCAGATGATCTATCATGCTTCTTCTGTGATCCGCGGCGTTTCTCGTGCACTGGTGGTAGTGGACCTTCCATTCGGTTGCTACCAGGGCAATTCAAAGGAAGCCCTTATCTCCGCCGTTCGCATCATGAAAGAGACCGGCGCCCACGCCGTGAAACTCGAAGGCGGCGAAGAGATCCTGGAATCCGTAAAACGCATTGTGGCAGCAGGTATCCCGGTGATGGGACACCTGGGCCTCACTCCCCAATCCATTTACAAATTCGGCACCTATACCGTACGCGCACGCGAAGAAGCCGAAGCCAACAAACTCCGTAACGACGCCAAACTGCTGGAACAGGCAGGCGCATTCGCCGCAGTACTGGAAAAGATCCCCGCGCAACTGGCCAAAGAAGTATCAGAAAGCCTGATCATCCCCACCATCGGCATCGGCGCAGGAAAACATTGCGATGGCCAGGTGCTGGTGATGCATGATATGCTCGGCATCAATACAGAATTCAAACCGAGATTCCTCCGTCAGTATCTCAATCTCAACGAACAAATCACGGGGGCGGTGCAGCATTATATCCGCGATGTAAAATCAAATGATTTCCCGAACGATCAGGAACAGTATTAG
- a CDS encoding Ppx/GppA phosphatase family protein, whose product MRLAAIDIGSNAARLLISDVFHSDTGKPEFQKINLVRVPLRLGFDVFEKKTISPEKESMILSTIKAYKLLLDAYGVGLHHLKAAATSAMRDAGNGTEILARVKEETGIDIEIITGDTEATLIYENHVAENMDKDHTYLYIDVGGGSTELSFFAEGKLKFRKSFNIGTIRLLKRQVEEKHWDDMKDALRRETRGHMEDIIGIGSGGNINKIFSLSKRKEGKPLTFDMLKDYYKEFSSFSVQERQRLYKLREDRADVIVPALQIYVNIMRWANIKEIYVPKIGLADGLIQHLYEELVRSRQAIF is encoded by the coding sequence ATGAGACTGGCGGCCATCGATATTGGAAGTAATGCAGCGCGTTTATTGATCTCCGATGTATTCCATTCGGACACTGGCAAGCCTGAGTTCCAGAAGATCAATCTCGTACGCGTGCCGCTCCGGCTCGGTTTCGACGTTTTTGAAAAGAAAACAATCTCTCCTGAAAAAGAATCGATGATCCTCAGCACCATCAAAGCTTACAAGCTCCTGCTGGATGCTTATGGCGTGGGCCTGCATCATCTGAAGGCCGCCGCTACCTCCGCCATGCGCGATGCCGGTAACGGCACGGAGATCCTTGCACGCGTGAAGGAAGAAACAGGGATCGATATCGAGATCATCACCGGCGATACTGAAGCCACGCTCATCTATGAGAACCATGTGGCCGAGAATATGGACAAGGACCATACTTATCTCTATATCGATGTAGGTGGCGGCAGCACCGAGCTGTCTTTCTTCGCCGAAGGCAAACTCAAATTCCGCAAGAGCTTCAATATAGGAACCATCCGCCTGCTCAAGAGACAGGTGGAGGAAAAGCATTGGGACGATATGAAAGATGCGCTGCGCCGTGAAACGCGTGGACATATGGAAGACATCATCGGTATTGGCTCCGGCGGTAATATCAATAAGATCTTCTCCCTCTCCAAACGAAAGGAAGGCAAGCCCCTCACCTTCGATATGCTGAAAGACTACTACAAGGAATTCAGCAGTTTCTCCGTGCAGGAAAGACAAAGGCTTTACAAATTGCGTGAAGACCGTGCAGACGTGATCGTACCTGCCCTGCAGATCTATGTGAACATCATGCGATGGGCCAATATCAAAGAGATCTATGTGCCCAAGATCGGACTGGCCGACGGTTTGATCCAGCATCTCTACGAAGAGCTGGTCAGGAGCCGCCAGGCGATTTTCTGA